One part of the Alphaproteobacteria bacterium genome encodes these proteins:
- a CDS encoding xanthine dehydrogenase family protein molybdopterin-binding subunit produces the protein MDDTTRSSRGEADMAPPRIDGRLKVTGACRYAADFRLRGLAHAVMVTSDIARGRIEAVDMDAARAVPGVLDILSHGDMEGVNPPGFGTSSFTSLGPLHTQDIVHDGQIVALVVAESYEAACEGAEAVAITYAREPAAGTLSADGVEVEEDEDSAVSTGDFDAIFADAPVQLDLEYHTASETHNAIELFSTTCVWEEGRLTVYEPSQNVFGFRGQIAAQLGIEPGLVRVISPYVGGGFGSKGPITPRTAIVAVAARRLGRPVRCVATRMQGYTTTSYRAETRQRVRIGAHRDGRIAAFGHDGWELTSRTDDYITGGNDLTVRLYGYDAVCARTYAVRTDRQTPGYMRSPPETPYVFALETALDELAEKLRIDPVALRRINDTDIDPVSRKTYTSRSLMQCYDAASDAFGWSRRNPAPRSMRDGEWLVGFGCATATYPTHVAAATARVRFGADGSVLVESASHEIGTGIRTVAAQMAAERLGVPLSSVSVAMGDTDLPPAPVSGGSNSTASVCSAVMQACDRIRDRLFRAAPADSRLGNGDPDSFRIKDGAVRAGENRILGIEEVFRSMGAGMIEEYAEFVPAGAPDDAIRKLYDGKTSMVGEYMGSKLMYAFGAIFVEVRVHSRTREIRVPRMTGAFAAGRIMNPRTARSQLMGGMIWGMSCALLEETQIDPHTARYVNRDLQDYLLPVNADIGEVDVLFVPEEDNEVNPAGVKGLGELGNVGTNAAVANAVYHATGKRVRHFPIRIEDLLETG, from the coding sequence ATGGATGATACGACCCGATCGTCCCGGGGCGAAGCGGACATGGCGCCGCCGCGTATCGACGGGCGTCTCAAGGTCACCGGCGCATGCCGCTACGCCGCCGATTTCCGGTTGCGCGGCCTTGCCCACGCCGTAATGGTAACGAGCGATATCGCCCGCGGCCGGATTGAGGCGGTCGACATGGATGCGGCGCGGGCTGTTCCAGGCGTGCTCGATATCCTGAGTCATGGCGATATGGAGGGTGTGAACCCGCCCGGCTTCGGGACATCCAGTTTTACATCGCTCGGCCCCCTGCATACGCAGGACATCGTCCATGACGGCCAGATTGTCGCCCTCGTGGTTGCCGAAAGTTACGAGGCCGCATGCGAGGGCGCCGAGGCCGTTGCGATTACCTATGCCCGCGAACCGGCCGCCGGCACCCTTTCGGCTGATGGAGTCGAGGTTGAGGAGGACGAGGACAGCGCGGTGTCGACAGGCGACTTCGACGCCATTTTCGCCGATGCGCCTGTCCAGCTCGATCTGGAATATCATACGGCATCCGAGACCCATAACGCCATCGAGCTGTTCTCCACGACCTGCGTTTGGGAGGAAGGCCGCCTCACGGTTTATGAGCCGAGCCAGAACGTGTTTGGCTTCCGGGGACAGATTGCCGCCCAGCTTGGGATCGAGCCCGGCCTGGTGCGTGTGATCAGCCCGTATGTCGGCGGCGGCTTCGGTTCGAAAGGACCGATCACACCGCGTACGGCCATCGTCGCGGTTGCGGCCCGGCGCCTCGGCCGGCCCGTCCGCTGCGTTGCCACGCGCATGCAGGGTTACACCACAACGAGCTACCGCGCGGAAACGCGTCAGCGCGTGCGGATAGGGGCGCACCGGGACGGGCGGATCGCCGCATTCGGCCATGACGGCTGGGAGCTGACGTCACGCACGGACGACTATATCACCGGGGGAAACGACCTTACGGTTCGTCTGTATGGTTATGACGCCGTCTGTGCGCGCACATATGCCGTGCGAACGGATCGCCAGACCCCCGGTTACATGCGGTCGCCGCCGGAAACGCCATACGTTTTCGCATTGGAAACGGCGCTGGACGAACTGGCCGAAAAGCTCCGGATCGACCCGGTGGCATTGCGCCGGATCAACGACACCGATATCGACCCGGTTTCCAGAAAGACTTACACCAGCCGTTCCCTGATGCAGTGTTACGATGCCGCTTCCGATGCGTTCGGCTGGTCGCGCCGCAACCCGGCCCCGCGATCCATGCGCGACGGCGAATGGCTTGTGGGGTTCGGCTGCGCCACCGCCACGTATCCGACACACGTTGCCGCCGCGACGGCGCGGGTGCGCTTCGGGGCGGACGGAAGCGTCCTGGTGGAGAGCGCCTCGCACGAGATTGGCACGGGGATTCGAACGGTCGCCGCCCAGATGGCCGCCGAGCGGCTGGGCGTGCCGCTGTCGTCCGTTTCGGTCGCGATGGGCGACACCGACCTGCCCCCGGCGCCGGTATCCGGCGGTTCGAACAGTACGGCAAGCGTCTGTTCGGCGGTGATGCAGGCTTGCGATCGCATCCGCGACCGTTTGTTTCGCGCCGCACCCGCGGACAGCCGTCTTGGCAACGGAGACCCCGACTCGTTCCGGATAAAAGACGGCGCGGTCAGGGCCGGTGAAAACCGCATCCTTGGAATCGAGGAAGTGTTCAGGTCCATGGGGGCCGGCATGATCGAGGAATATGCCGAGTTCGTACCCGCGGGGGCGCCCGATGACGCAATCCGCAAGCTTTACGACGGCAAAACCAGCATGGTCGGCGAGTATATGGGCAGCAAGCTTATGTATGCGTTCGGCGCAATATTCGTCGAGGTCCGCGTGCACTCGCGCACCCGGGAAATACGCGTACCGCGAATGACCGGCGCCTTTGCCGCCGGTCGGATCATGAACCCGCGCACGGCGCGCAGTCAGTTGATGGGCGGCATGATCTGGGGCATGAGCTGCGCGCTGCTGGAGGAAACCCAGATCGATCCCCATACCGCGCGCTACGTCAACCGGGACCTGCAGGATTACCTGCTGCCGGTCAACGCGGATATCGGCGAGGTTGATGTTCTGTTTGTTCCCGAAGAAGACAACGAAGTGAATCCCGCCGGCGTAAAGGGGCTCGGAGAGTTGGGAAACGTGGGCACAAACGCCGCAGTTGCCAATGCCGTCTATCACGCCACGGGAAAGCGCGTGCGCCATTTCCCCATCAGGATTGAAGACCTGCTCGAAACCGGATGA
- the ligD gene encoding DNA ligase D, with the protein MASSRNRQRASALDVYNRKRRFGETPEPKGNVSRARKGNLYAIQKHAARRLHYDLRLELDGVLLSWAITKGPSLDPSQKRLAVRTEDHPLEYARFEGRIPDGQYGAGPVLLWDEGNWMPDDDPREGLKAGKLTFRLNGERLKGGWALVRFKGKGSEKRENWLLIKEDDEFADRETDVTGAATDSVASGRTIDAIETHPEVQRESGGRTNRRRKTGGAPLPAFHKPALATLVDEVPEGDVWRFEVKFDGYRTIAAVSGDVAHLYSRSGLDWTARYPKIPDALSALNLNGVLLDGEVVAIDGNGRSDFGLLQDALKSGSGNLSYFIFDLLADGGSSLVRQPLTQRKARLKELLSDLPRKGPLYYVDDVSDGATLLDTLCDRGWEGIIAKHMNAPYRPGRGRKWLKVKCSKDQEFVVVGWSPSSKGRPFASILLGQYHGDRLVYAGRVGTGFSESELGRLATRFRALSRKTSPLDTPPPGAIAKSARWIRPELVAQIAFAEFTRDGLVRHGRYLGLREDKKPMEVTAERPIRPVDQDEVDRMPDAEDKTVAGIRLTHPDRVLFPRQGITKHGLAEYFDAVGERMLPYCGNRLVSLVRCPQGRQKSCFFQRHAGSGLPSDLKSMEIPAKSGGTESYLYLTRKAGLVAAAQMGVLEIHVWGSRIDDIERPERIVFDLDPGPGIDFSEVKDAATDMRDALDALGLKCFPLLTGGKGIHVVVPLMRRHEWPVVKAFAKALAERFSDHDPERFTATMSKARRTGRIFIDYLRNSRSATAIAPYSPRAREGGPVAWPVSWDVLGDFSAANIVTIDKGRERLAGRDPWEGYGSVRQGLKQSALNALNVKAA; encoded by the coding sequence ATGGCCTCCTCCCGGAATCGCCAAAGGGCGAGTGCTCTCGATGTTTACAATCGCAAGCGCCGATTCGGCGAAACGCCTGAGCCGAAAGGGAATGTAAGCCGCGCCCGGAAGGGGAATCTTTATGCCATTCAGAAGCACGCTGCTCGCCGGCTTCATTACGACCTGCGCCTGGAACTGGATGGCGTCCTGCTGAGTTGGGCCATCACGAAAGGCCCAAGCCTGGACCCCTCGCAAAAGCGCCTGGCGGTCCGTACGGAAGACCATCCTCTGGAATATGCAAGATTCGAGGGGCGCATTCCCGACGGCCAGTACGGTGCGGGCCCGGTACTCCTGTGGGATGAAGGAAACTGGATGCCGGACGATGATCCCCGGGAAGGCCTGAAGGCAGGAAAGCTGACCTTTCGATTGAACGGCGAGCGGCTGAAGGGCGGATGGGCGCTTGTTCGCTTCAAGGGAAAGGGATCGGAAAAGCGGGAAAACTGGCTGCTCATAAAGGAAGATGACGAATTTGCCGACCGTGAAACCGACGTCACCGGGGCGGCGACGGACAGCGTGGCTTCGGGCCGCACCATCGATGCCATTGAGACGCATCCCGAAGTACAGCGGGAGAGCGGCGGCAGAACGAACAGGCGTCGCAAGACCGGCGGCGCACCGCTGCCGGCGTTTCACAAACCCGCATTGGCCACACTGGTAGACGAAGTACCTGAGGGTGACGTCTGGCGGTTCGAGGTGAAGTTCGACGGATACCGGACAATCGCCGCGGTTTCCGGTGACGTAGCACATCTGTACTCGCGGAGCGGCCTCGACTGGACAGCGCGTTATCCGAAAATCCCGGATGCGTTGTCTGCGTTGAATCTGAATGGCGTACTACTCGATGGAGAGGTCGTCGCTATCGACGGAAACGGTCGTTCGGACTTTGGTCTGCTGCAGGACGCGCTTAAATCAGGTTCGGGCAATCTGTCGTATTTTATATTCGACCTTCTTGCCGACGGCGGCAGCAGCCTTGTTCGCCAACCCCTTACGCAGCGGAAAGCACGGCTTAAGGAACTGCTGAGCGATCTGCCGCGCAAGGGACCGCTCTATTACGTCGACGACGTTTCGGATGGCGCGACATTATTGGACACACTGTGTGACAGGGGCTGGGAAGGCATCATTGCCAAGCATATGAACGCGCCTTACCGGCCGGGGCGCGGACGTAAATGGCTGAAGGTAAAATGCAGCAAGGATCAGGAGTTTGTCGTTGTGGGATGGTCGCCGTCGAGCAAGGGTCGGCCGTTTGCTTCGATCCTGCTGGGTCAATACCATGGCGACAGGCTCGTGTATGCCGGCCGCGTCGGAACCGGGTTCAGCGAATCGGAATTGGGCAGGCTGGCGACGCGGTTCCGCGCCCTGTCGCGAAAGACGTCACCGCTGGATACGCCGCCACCAGGTGCGATAGCCAAATCCGCCCGATGGATCAGGCCCGAGCTTGTGGCCCAGATCGCCTTTGCGGAATTCACCCGGGATGGCCTCGTCCGGCACGGAAGGTATCTGGGGCTGCGCGAAGACAAGAAGCCAATGGAAGTCACAGCAGAGCGGCCGATCAGGCCCGTGGACCAAGATGAGGTGGACAGGATGCCAGATGCGGAGGACAAGACAGTTGCCGGGATCCGCCTGACCCACCCGGATCGCGTCCTGTTTCCCAGGCAGGGCATAACGAAACACGGTCTCGCGGAATATTTTGACGCCGTTGGAGAGCGCATGCTTCCCTATTGCGGGAACAGGCTCGTGAGCCTTGTTCGATGCCCGCAGGGTCGCCAAAAAAGCTGTTTCTTTCAGCGTCATGCGGGGTCGGGATTGCCGTCCGATCTCAAATCGATGGAAATTCCCGCGAAATCCGGCGGCACGGAAAGCTATCTCTATCTGACGCGAAAGGCCGGCCTCGTCGCCGCGGCACAGATGGGTGTCCTGGAAATACATGTCTGGGGGTCGCGGATCGACGATATCGAGCGGCCGGAACGAATTGTATTCGATCTTGATCCGGGTCCGGGGATCGATTTCTCCGAGGTAAAAGATGCAGCAACAGACATGCGGGATGCGCTGGATGCCCTCGGTCTGAAATGCTTTCCGTTGCTCACGGGCGGCAAGGGCATTCATGTGGTTGTACCGCTCATGCGGCGTCACGAATGGCCTGTCGTAAAAGCGTTCGCAAAAGCGCTTGCGGAACGGTTTTCCGATCATGACCCCGAACGATTTACGGCGACCATGAGCAAGGCCAGGCGAACGGGACGCATCTTCATCGATTACCTGCGCAATTCAAGGAGCGCAACGGCAATCGCGCCCTATTCTCCGCGCGCGCGGGAGGGAGGGCCTGTCGCATGGCCGGTGTCGTGGGACGTGCTGGGCGACTTCAGTGCGGCGAACATTGTCACAATCGACAAGGGCCGGGAGCGCCTTGCAGGACGGGATCCATGGGAAGGGTACGGTAGCGTTCGCCAGGGCCTGAAACAATCCGCATTGAACGCGTTGAATGTAAAAGCGGCATGA
- a CDS encoding Ku protein has translation MAAKKTTPSSSARKKTTRSSSHAGRGIEGRRPSWSGNLRLALVSVPVKLYPATQGGQHISFHQIHEPSGKRIRYEKVVPGIGPVDTDDIVKGYELEKGKYILIDPHELEDIKLEARKTLDLVQFVGHCEIDPIWFDRPYYVVADNELAEEAYGILREALRSSERVGIGQFVMRGREYIGALKPSGQGMLLETLRFDDEVRSAAPYFSTLSDTRPDKELLDLAKELIERKSAAFDPTKFKDSYTAAVRELIDAKAKRKKVVRVDEEEGASGGANVIDLVEALKRSVSGAKSDKNRRSSSGGRQKKTG, from the coding sequence ATGGCGGCCAAGAAAACCACACCATCGTCTTCGGCCCGGAAGAAGACGACACGGTCATCCAGTCACGCCGGTCGAGGTATCGAAGGCAGGCGTCCGTCCTGGTCCGGTAACCTGCGTCTGGCATTGGTGTCGGTACCCGTGAAGTTGTACCCGGCGACACAGGGCGGCCAGCATATCAGCTTTCACCAGATCCATGAACCGTCGGGGAAACGCATCCGCTACGAAAAAGTTGTCCCGGGGATCGGTCCTGTCGATACCGACGACATCGTGAAGGGATACGAACTGGAGAAGGGAAAATATATCCTGATCGACCCCCACGAACTTGAGGATATAAAATTGGAAGCCAGAAAGACGCTGGATCTCGTGCAGTTTGTCGGCCATTGCGAAATCGACCCTATCTGGTTCGATCGGCCCTATTACGTCGTCGCCGACAATGAATTGGCCGAAGAGGCCTATGGCATCCTGCGCGAGGCGCTCCGGTCATCGGAACGGGTCGGGATCGGGCAATTTGTCATGCGGGGTCGTGAGTATATCGGCGCGCTGAAGCCGTCCGGGCAGGGCATGTTGCTGGAAACGCTGCGTTTCGACGATGAGGTGCGGAGTGCGGCGCCATATTTTTCAACGCTTTCGGACACCCGTCCGGACAAGGAACTCCTGGATCTGGCGAAGGAACTTATCGAGCGAAAATCCGCCGCATTCGATCCGACAAAGTTCAAGGACAGCTACACCGCTGCGGTACGCGAGTTGATCGATGCAAAAGCGAAGCGGAAGAAAGTCGTCAGGGTTGACGAGGAGGAAGGCGCGTCCGGCGGCGCGAATGTGATTGACCTTGTTGAAGCGCTGAAGCGAAGCGTTAGCGGGGCGAAGTCGGACAAAAACCGCCGGTCGTCCTCCGGTGGCCGGCAAAAAAAGACCGGATGA
- a CDS encoding superoxide dismutase encodes MPISLPELPYALDALAPHMSERTLQFHHGKHHKSYVDKANGLIEGTPHEGKELYEIVVAAARDKDTALFNNAAQAWNHSFFWQCMTPNGGGAPEGETMDAIENAFGGLDGFKKEFREKATGQFGSGWAWLVLRDGTLEVTSTSNAETPIVSGLQPVLTCDVWEHAYYLDYQNERPKFVDAFLDNLVNWNFVAEQLAASESTEKRRGVG; translated from the coding sequence ATGCCCATCAGTCTTCCGGAATTACCATACGCCCTAGATGCCCTGGCGCCACACATGTCTGAACGGACGCTTCAGTTCCATCACGGAAAGCATCACAAGAGTTACGTCGACAAGGCGAACGGCCTGATTGAAGGAACGCCCCACGAAGGCAAGGAGCTGTACGAGATTGTCGTTGCGGCAGCGCGTGACAAGGACACGGCGCTATTCAACAATGCTGCGCAGGCGTGGAACCACAGCTTCTTTTGGCAGTGCATGACACCGAACGGCGGCGGTGCGCCCGAAGGCGAAACCATGGATGCGATTGAAAATGCCTTTGGCGGTCTCGATGGTTTCAAGAAGGAGTTTCGGGAGAAAGCGACCGGGCAGTTTGGAAGCGGCTGGGCGTGGCTCGTACTCCGCGACGGAACGCTGGAGGTTACAAGCACGTCTAACGCTGAAACGCCAATTGTTTCGGGTCTTCAGCCTGTCCTGACCTGCGATGTCTGGGAGCACGCCTATTACCTCGATTATCAGAACGAGCGGCCCAAGTTCGTGGATGCTTTCCTTGACAATCTGGTCAACTGGAATTTCGTCGCCGAGCAACTGGCTGCCTCGGAGTCGACGGAAAAACGGCGCGGCGTCGGTTGA
- a CDS encoding DUF296 domain-containing protein: protein MFSKKISEKPKTFALILETGDDVLDELRQFATREHLTSSSFKGIGAFSYVRTTWFNWETREYENAAEFNEQVEVLTLTGDIALDEEGKPALHCHLIVGRHDGTAHGGHLAKAIVRPTLEIILTEHPVHLQKQYDRRSGLSLIRC, encoded by the coding sequence ATGTTCAGCAAGAAGATCTCCGAAAAGCCGAAAACCTTCGCCCTGATCCTGGAGACGGGAGACGACGTCCTCGACGAACTGCGGCAATTCGCGACGAGAGAACATCTCACGAGCAGCAGCTTCAAGGGTATCGGCGCGTTTTCCTATGTCAGGACCACCTGGTTCAACTGGGAGACTCGGGAGTATGAAAACGCCGCGGAATTCAACGAGCAGGTCGAAGTCCTGACCCTGACAGGTGATATCGCCCTGGACGAAGAGGGGAAGCCGGCGCTGCATTGCCATCTGATCGTTGGCAGACACGATGGAACGGCGCATGGCGGCCATCTTGCCAAGGCTATTGTCCGGCCAACCCTGGAAATTATCCTGACGGAACATCCGGTCCATCTTCAGAAGCAGTACGACCGTCGTTCCGGATTGTCCCTCATCCGCTGCTAG
- a CDS encoding cytochrome C oxidase subunit IV family protein, which translates to MSETGKLFMIYGALMALLGLTVGFSFVELGVFNAVLNIVIAAGKATLIATLFMHLSSHGMLPRLAVAATGLWLAILFGLTLIA; encoded by the coding sequence ATGAGCGAGACCGGCAAACTTTTCATGATCTATGGGGCGCTCATGGCGCTGCTCGGTCTGACCGTCGGATTTTCTTTCGTGGAACTCGGCGTATTCAACGCCGTTCTCAACATCGTTATTGCGGCGGGCAAAGCCACGCTGATTGCAACACTGTTCATGCACCTGTCTTCGCACGGGATGTTGCCACGGCTCGCCGTTGCCGCCACGGGCCTGTGGCTGGCGATCCTGTTCGGCCTGACGCTGATCGCGTGA
- a CDS encoding cytochrome c oxidase subunit 3 — MTDNTQSEAFRIAARERAADAFAMWIFLGSEAMLFGALLLVYLTARLEHAETFSAASQHLSLPLGTFNTAVLITSSLTMALAHAYSRKSNWRPCVLAMTATACLGTAFLAIKGYEYYSEFREGLAPVLGLAFRYEGPEPVHAEYFFNLYFTMTSLHAAHLLGGLVAMLWILGMWRRTGDAGRGRRILAMGLYWHFVDIVWVFLFPILYLIDR, encoded by the coding sequence ATGACCGACAACACGCAGAGCGAGGCCTTCAGGATCGCGGCGCGGGAGCGGGCAGCCGACGCTTTCGCAATGTGGATCTTTCTTGGTTCGGAAGCGATGCTGTTCGGCGCATTGCTGCTGGTCTACCTCACCGCAAGGCTTGAACATGCCGAGACATTTTCTGCCGCGTCGCAGCACCTTTCCCTGCCTCTGGGGACCTTCAATACGGCCGTGCTGATCACCAGCAGCCTGACGATGGCCCTCGCCCACGCGTATTCACGGAAATCCAATTGGCGCCCCTGCGTATTGGCCATGACCGCAACGGCATGCCTTGGCACGGCGTTCCTGGCGATAAAGGGTTACGAATATTACAGCGAATTCCGCGAGGGGCTGGCGCCGGTTCTCGGGTTGGCGTTCCGTTACGAGGGGCCGGAACCGGTCCACGCCGAATATTTCTTCAATCTCTATTTCACGATGACATCGCTGCACGCGGCCCACCTGCTCGGCGGGCTCGTCGCCATGCTGTGGATACTGGGCATGTGGCGCCGGACAGGCGATGCGGGCCGCGGACGGCGGATACTGGCGATGGGGCTGTACTGGCATTTCGTGGATATCGTCTGGGTCTTCCTGTTTCCGATCCTCTACCTGATAGACCGATGA
- the ctaD gene encoding cytochrome c oxidase subunit I, which translates to MTQTAATPESYFQEGSGVRSWLLTTDHKRVAWLYLASLTMFFFVGGAMAVIMRLELATPAGDLVTDDVYNRLFSIHGIIMIWFFLVPSIPATLGNFLLPLMLGARDLAFPRLNLASWYVFMVGSLFALFAVIAGGVDTGWTFYTPYSSLYSNSFVSIAALGVFIVGFSTIMTGINFIVTIHLLRAPGLTWFRLPIFVWTMYATSLVMVLATPVLAAALILIVLERVFGIGVFDPALGGDPLLFQHLFWFYSHPAVYIMILPGMGVISEIIPCFSRRPLFGYKAVALASMAIAIFGFLVWGHHMFVSGQSAYAGIVFSFLSFCVAIPSAIKVFNWSLTLRKGVISFETPMLYALGFLGLFTFGGLTGLFVASLAVDVHLHDTYFVVAHFHYIMVGGMVTAYMAGLHFWWPKMTGRLYSELWGRIAAATTFIGFNLTFFPQFVLGYLGMPRRYHAYPPEFSFWHVLSSAGAVVLAVGYLMPLFYLGWSVFRGPRATDNPWNATGLEWRTSSPPAVHNFDELPRVSGPPYAYPPPEEGP; encoded by the coding sequence ATGACGCAGACCGCCGCCACGCCGGAATCCTATTTCCAGGAAGGCTCGGGCGTTCGTTCGTGGCTGCTGACGACCGACCACAAGCGGGTCGCCTGGCTGTATCTCGCGTCGTTGACAATGTTCTTCTTCGTTGGCGGCGCCATGGCGGTAATAATGCGGCTCGAACTGGCCACGCCGGCGGGCGATCTGGTCACCGACGACGTCTACAATCGTCTCTTTTCGATCCACGGCATCATCATGATCTGGTTCTTCCTGGTGCCGTCAATCCCCGCCACGCTGGGCAATTTCCTGCTGCCGCTCATGCTCGGCGCCCGGGACCTGGCGTTTCCCCGCCTGAACCTCGCGAGCTGGTACGTGTTCATGGTCGGCAGCCTGTTTGCGCTGTTCGCCGTGATTGCCGGCGGCGTCGACACCGGCTGGACCTTCTACACGCCCTATTCCAGCCTCTATTCCAACAGCTTTGTCAGCATCGCGGCGCTCGGCGTGTTCATCGTCGGCTTCTCCACGATCATGACAGGCATCAACTTCATCGTGACGATCCATTTGCTGCGCGCACCGGGCCTCACCTGGTTCAGGCTGCCAATCTTTGTCTGGACGATGTATGCGACCAGCCTCGTGATGGTTCTCGCCACGCCGGTTCTGGCCGCGGCGCTCATCCTGATCGTCCTCGAACGGGTCTTCGGAATCGGCGTTTTCGACCCGGCGCTTGGCGGCGATCCCCTGCTGTTCCAGCACCTCTTCTGGTTCTATTCGCATCCCGCCGTGTACATCATGATCCTGCCGGGCATGGGGGTCATTTCGGAGATTATTCCCTGTTTCAGCCGGCGTCCGCTGTTCGGCTACAAGGCGGTTGCCCTGGCCAGCATGGCCATAGCGATATTTGGCTTCCTCGTCTGGGGCCACCACATGTTTGTCAGCGGCCAGTCCGCCTACGCCGGAATCGTTTTTTCCTTCCTGTCATTTTGCGTCGCAATTCCGTCGGCCATAAAGGTATTCAACTGGAGCCTCACGCTGCGCAAGGGGGTTATCAGTTTCGAAACGCCGATGCTGTATGCCCTGGGATTTCTCGGACTATTCACCTTTGGCGGCCTTACCGGGCTTTTTGTCGCCTCGCTCGCGGTCGACGTGCATCTTCACGACACCTATTTCGTCGTCGCCCACTTCCATTACATCATGGTCGGCGGAATGGTGACGGCCTACATGGCCGGGCTGCATTTCTGGTGGCCGAAGATGACGGGTCGGCTCTACTCCGAGCTGTGGGGACGAATCGCGGCGGCGACGACCTTCATCGGATTCAACCTCACCTTTTTCCCGCAATTCGTGCTCGGCTATCTCGGCATGCCGCGGCGCTATCATGCCTATCCGCCGGAGTTCAGTTTCTGGCATGTGCTGTCCTCCGCAGGGGCTGTGGTGCTGGCCGTGGGCTATCTGATGCCGCTCTTTTATCTGGGCTGGTCAGTGTTCCGGGGGCCTCGCGCCACGGACAACCCGTGGAATGCGACCGGTCTCGAATGGCGGACGTCGTCGCCGCCCGCTGTGCATAACTTCGATGAACTGCCGCGTGTCTCAGGTCCACCCTATGCCTATCCGCCACCGGAAGAGGGACCATGA
- the coxB gene encoding cytochrome c oxidase subunit II, producing the protein MNDQIRFIPESAAAGAAGIDTLFYTLVAFSFGIGLFLTILVVGYAVRYRAGSSADRSGRRTRNLRLEIGWTSTSFLVALGLFVWGAVLFLDRDNPPANALEISAIGKQWMWQFRHPGGQREINELHVPVDQPVVVSMASQDVIHSFYVPAFRVKQDVVPGRASHVWFTATRPGRYRLFCAEFCGTEHSAMGGFVIVMEPAAFAEWLELQGEGESLAQAGGRLFRALGCSGCHGDSSQVRAPRLDGVFGRPVALSNGTATIADDRYIRDSILMPDKEIAAGYEPVMPSYDGLIDESELQMLTEYVRSLSPGESVQ; encoded by the coding sequence ATGAACGACCAGATACGGTTCATACCGGAAAGCGCCGCCGCAGGGGCGGCTGGCATAGACACGCTGTTCTATACCCTGGTGGCGTTTTCGTTCGGCATCGGCCTCTTTCTGACGATTCTCGTTGTCGGATACGCCGTGCGTTATCGCGCCGGCAGCAGCGCGGACCGCTCCGGCAGGCGGACACGCAACCTGCGGCTGGAAATCGGCTGGACCAGCACGTCGTTCCTGGTCGCCCTGGGACTGTTCGTATGGGGCGCTGTCTTGTTCCTCGACCGGGACAATCCACCCGCCAATGCGCTGGAAATCTCGGCGATCGGCAAACAGTGGATGTGGCAGTTCCGTCATCCCGGTGGCCAGCGGGAGATCAACGAGCTTCATGTTCCTGTCGATCAGCCGGTTGTCGTATCGATGGCATCCCAGGACGTCATCCACTCATTCTATGTGCCGGCATTTCGGGTCAAGCAGGACGTTGTGCCCGGCCGCGCAAGCCATGTCTGGTTCACTGCGACCAGGCCGGGTCGTTACCGCCTGTTCTGCGCTGAATTCTGCGGCACCGAACACTCGGCGATGGGCGGTTTCGTCATTGTGATGGAGCCGGCGGCATTCGCCGAATGGCTGGAACTGCAGGGTGAAGGCGAATCGCTTGCACAGGCAGGCGGAAGGCTGTTCCGCGCGCTCGGCTGCTCCGGTTGTCACGGCGATTCGAGCCAGGTCCGCGCGCCGCGGCTCGACGGTGTTTTCGGCCGTCCGGTGGCTCTTTCGAACGGTACGGCAACGATAGCCGATGACCGTTACATCCGCGACTCGATCCTGATGCCGGACAAGGAGATCGCTGCCGGGTACGAACCGGTCATGCCGAGTTACGACGGCCTCATCGATGAATCGGAACTGCAGATGCTCACCGAATATGTCCGGTCCCTGTCGCCCGGGGAGAGCGTGCAATGA